The Maridesulfovibrio sp. genomic sequence TGCTCTTCGTGGGCACCGTAGATGCCGAAATTACTCCGCAAAGAAAAAAATTCCTCGATGAAGCAGCCAAAAAAATTCCGGGACTGCATATCACTAAAGGCAAGTTCCGACACCTCTTCCCCAAAGCAAAGGTGGTGCTCAACATAGCAGAGCGCGGCGATCTCAATTTCAGGGTATTCGAAGCACTGGCCTGCGGTGCCTGCCTGCTGACCCCAAGAATTGAACAGGGACTCTTTGACCTCTTTGAGGACGGGGTCCATCTGATGACTTACGAACCGAACAGCGTTGCAGATCTTGTGGAAAAACAGAATCTGTTGCTTGCAGACGACGATTTGCGGGAGCGCATTGCCCGGCAAGGCAACGAACTGATTGAAAGTTCGCACCGAATCATTCACCGGGCCAGAACCCTGCACAATGTCATCTCTGAAATGAATGTTGAAGCAGCCGTCAGCAATCGCCTGAAAGCCGCCCCGGAGTTACGCCGCAACTTCCTGAAATCACTTTATCTGCACTGGGCCGCAGAGATATGTAACCCTGAACTTCAAAAAATTTATCTGGAAGCAGCTAAAAAATGAGAGTTTTTTAAAGAAGATTCTGCAGGACTATAACCTTGCTGCCCATTCCGTTATGACGAGAAAAGAACAGGAAACCTCTCTGCCCGCTCTTGAAACAATAAAAAAGAACTCCCACGAAGCTTTTTCGGGGAGTTCTTTTTATTTGTAAATCAAACTTTCAACCTCTCCAGCCCCTGAGCTAGATCAGCCTTTAAATCTTCAACATCTTCCAGCCCGATATTGAGGCGGAATATGGTTTTGCCCTCGTAACCGAAAGGATTTGTGCGCCGGAATTTTCCTCCGGTAATCAAACTCTTATAACCTCCCCAGCTGTAACCGAGACCGAAGAGGGCCAGATTATCCACAAATAGAGAATGATCAATATTCTCGTACTCTTCCTTGAGAGTGAAAGCAAAAAGGCCGCTCGAACCATTATAATACTTTTTCCAAAGCTCATGCTGGGGGTGACTTTCGAGAGCCGGATGGATGACCGATTCTACCATGTCATGCTTTTCAAGCCACTTGGCAACCTCAAGAGCGGACTCTTCATGCGCCTTCAGCCGAACCTTCAGAGTCCGTAAACCGCGCAACCCTTGATAGCAATCTTCCTGCGCTGCATATACTTCAAAAAGACCGCAACACTTGTTAAAAGCCGCCCAGCTCTGTTCATTTGTGGAAACCGTGCCCAGCAGGATATCCGAATGCCCGGTTATATACTTGGTGCAGGACTGGATGGATACATCCACACCGTGCTTAAAAGGATTGAAATACAAAGGGGTAGCCCATGTGTTATCAATTACCGAAACAACTCCTTTTGCACGGCATTCTGCTGTAATGGCAGAGATATCCTGAATCTCAAAAGTGTTGGATCCGGGGGATTCCATAAAAAGCAGCTTTGTGTTTTCGCGAATATATCCGGCAATCCCCACGCCTGCGTCAGAAGATAAATATTCTGTTTCAACACCGTATTTTGCGAGAAAGCCATCACAGAAACGACGTGTCGGGCCATATACATTATCACAAATCAGGATATGGTCTCCCTGTTTTGTATAAGCCATAAGGACCATAGCGATTGCGGCAATTCCGGACTGAAATGCCCTGCAGCCGTGCGCCCCTTCCAGCTCCAACATGGCGACTTCAAAAGCCTTCTGTGCGCTTAGTCCGCAGGTTCCGTATTCTATGCCCTCAAACTCACCCTTATTCGCTTTCAGCATATCGGAATAGGAATCAAAAATAACCGTGGAAGCCCGGTGCAGGGGAGGATTAATGGTATTTATAATTTGCAGCGCCTCAGCTTTACCTGCATTGACCAGCCTGGTGGAAATATCTTTCATGGGAACTCCTTGTTGTTTCTGGCCCAAAATATAAAACGGGGAACTGGAAAAACAACCAGTTCCCCGCAATTTTTAATATTTATTCAGACAATTCCAATGGCGATGCGGCCATGCCCTGACAAAACCAGAGAATCTCCTGCTAAAGATCCTCCGGCTTTAGGAAAGGCCGTCGGTAAAACCACCGGTAAATTTCTTATTGCATTTTCTCAAGCTCCGCTTCAATCAACTCAAGCGGAAAATCCTCACGCACAACAGCTTTGCCCAACATATCAAGACCGACAATGACCACCGCACCATGTTTGACCTTCTTGTCTTTCTTCATGAGTTCCATGATTCGGGCAGGCTCGATATTGAGTTTGCCGGTGGCAAGACCGAGCTTGTCCATGAGC encodes the following:
- a CDS encoding glycosyltransferase, which codes for MSKHENKIIAWVGNIFFRTGMDRLGYKTVPIPITGQQVLTWQDILDKTVTEPFAVVYADRSIAPPLAGVENFPCLTIFHCIDTHIHSWYPIYAQGFDICLVSLKDHLDRFKPRLKESRLLWFPPVPTDYDVPSEMEKEWDLLFVGTVDAEITPQRKKFLDEAAKKIPGLHITKGKFRHLFPKAKVVLNIAERGDLNFRVFEALACGACLLTPRIEQGLFDLFEDGVHLMTYEPNSVADLVEKQNLLLADDDLRERIARQGNELIESSHRIIHRARTLHNVISEMNVEAAVSNRLKAAPELRRNFLKSLYLHWAAEICNPELQKIYLEAAKK
- the metC gene encoding cystathionine beta-lyase, which codes for MKDISTRLVNAGKAEALQIINTINPPLHRASTVIFDSYSDMLKANKGEFEGIEYGTCGLSAQKAFEVAMLELEGAHGCRAFQSGIAAIAMVLMAYTKQGDHILICDNVYGPTRRFCDGFLAKYGVETEYLSSDAGVGIAGYIRENTKLLFMESPGSNTFEIQDISAITAECRAKGVVSVIDNTWATPLYFNPFKHGVDVSIQSCTKYITGHSDILLGTVSTNEQSWAAFNKCCGLFEVYAAQEDCYQGLRGLRTLKVRLKAHEESALEVAKWLEKHDMVESVIHPALESHPQHELWKKYYNGSSGLFAFTLKEEYENIDHSLFVDNLALFGLGYSWGGYKSLITGGKFRRTNPFGYEGKTIFRLNIGLEDVEDLKADLAQGLERLKV